One region of Pan paniscus chromosome 5, NHGRI_mPanPan1-v2.0_pri, whole genome shotgun sequence genomic DNA includes:
- the LOC134730596 gene encoding zinc finger CCCH domain-containing protein 11C-like gives MPNQGEDCYFFFYSTCTKGDSCPFRHCEAALGNETVCTLWREGRCFRRVCRFRHMEIDKKRSEVPCYWENQPTGCQKLNCAFHHNRGRYVDGLFLPPSTTVPESPEEEVKASQLSVQQNKLSVQSNPSPQLRSVMKVESSENVPSPKHPPVVINAADDDEDDDDQFPDETKTPTLQPTPEVHNGLRVTSVRRPAVNIKQGECLHFGIKTLEEIKSEKMKEKSKKQGEGSSGVSSLLLHPEPVPGPEKENVRTVVKTVTLSTKQGEEPLVRLGLTERLGKRKFSAGADSDPPLKRSLAQRLGKKVEAPETNTDETPKTAQVSKSLKERLGMSADPNNEDATDKVNKVGEIHVKTLEEMLLERASQKHGESQTKLKTEGPSKTDDSTSGARSSSTLRIKTFSEVLAEEEHRQQEAERQKSKKDTTCMKLKTDSEIKKTVVLPPIVASKGQSEEPAGKTKSMQEVHMKTLEEIKLEKALRVQQSSESSTSSPSQHEATPGARLLLRVTQRTWRKEEKILQEGNEVDFQSRIRMEATEASVETTGVDISKIQVKRCATMREMRMRKQQEREKSVSTPLQGDVASCNTRVAEKPVLTAVPGITWHLTKQLPTKSSQKVEVETSGIADSFLNVKWAAQTLEKRGEAKPKVNVKQSVVKVVSSPKLAPKRKAVEMHLAVTAAVKPLSSSSVLQEPPAKKAAVDAVVLLVSEDKSVTVPEAENPRDSLFFFFFFFFFFFSFFLFFLIYCKF, from the coding sequence ATGCCTAATCAAGGAGAagactgctatttttttttctattctacatGTACCAAAGGTGACAGCTGCCCATTCCGTCACTGTGAAGCTGCACTAGGAAATGAAACTGTTTGCACATTATGGCGAGAAGGGCGCTGTTTTCGACGGGTGTGCAGGTTTCGGCACATGGAGATTGATAAAAAACGCAGTGAAGTTCCTTGTTATTGGGAAAATCAGCCAACAGGATGTCAAAAATTAAACTGCGCTTTCCATCACAATAGAGGACGATATGTTGATGGCCTTTTCCTACCTCCGAGCACAACTGTGCCTGAGTCACCAGAAGAGGAAGTGAAGGCTAGCCAACTTTCAGTTCAGCAGAACAAATTGTCTGTCCAGTCCAATCCTTCCCCTCAGCTGCGGAGCGTTATGAAAGTAGAAAGTTCCGAAAATGTTCCTAGCCCCAAGCATCCACCAGTTGTAATTAATGCTgcagatgatgatgaagatgatgatgatcagTTTCCTGATGAAACCAAAACACCTACCCTGCAACCAACTCCTGAAGTTCACAATGGATTACGAGTGACTTCTGTCCGGAGACCTGCAGTCAATATAAAGCAAGGTGAATGTTTGCATTTTGGAATAAAAACTCTTGAGGAAATTAAGtcagagaaaatgaaggaaaaatctaAGAAGCAAGGTGAGGGTTCTTCAGGagtttccagtcttttgctcCACCCTGAGCCTGTTCCAggtcctgaaaaagaaaatgtcaggacTGTGGTGAAGACAGTAACTCTCTCCACCAAACAAGGAGAAGAACCCTTGGTTAGATTGGGTCTTACTGAGAGACTGGGGAAACGAAAATTTTCGGCAGGCGCTGACAGTGATCCTCCATTAAAGCGTAGCCTGGCACAGAGGCTAGGGAAGAAAGTTGAAGCTCCGGAAACTAACACTGACGAAACACCAAAGACAGCTCAAGTTTCCAAGTCTCTTAAGGAGCGATTAGGCATGTCAGCTGATCCAAATAATGAGGACGCAACAGATAAAGTTAATAAAGTTGGTGAGATCCATGTGAAGACATTAGAAGAAATGCTTCTTGAAAGAGCCAGTCAGAAACATGGGGAATCGCAAACTAAACTCAAGACAGAAGGACCTTCAAAAACTGATGATTCTACTTCAGGAGCAAGAAGCTCCTCCACTCTCCGTATCAAAACCTTCTCTGAGGTCCTGGCTGAAGAAGAACATAGGCAGCAGGAAGCAGagagacaaaaaagcaaaaaggatacAACTTGCATGAAGCTAAAGACTgatagtgaaattaaaaaaacagtagtTTTGCCACCCATTGTTGCCAGCAAAGGACAATCAGAGGAGCCTGCAGGTAAAACAAAGTCCATGCAGGAGGTGCACATGAAGACGCTGGAAGAAATTAAACTGGAGAAGGCACTGAGGGTGCAGCAGAGCTCTGAGAGCAGCACCAGCTCCCCGTCTCAACATGAGGCCACTCCGGGGGCAAGGTTGCTGCTGCGAGTCACCCAAAGAAcatggaggaaagaagagaagatacTTCAGGAAGGAAATGAAGTTGATTTTCAGAGCCGTATTAGAATGGAAGCTACAGAGGCTTCAGTTGAGACCACAGGAGTTGACATCAGTAAAATTCAAGTCAAGAGATGTGCGACCATGAGAGAGATGCGCATGCGGAAACAGCAGGAGAGGGAAAAATCAGTCTCGACACCTCTTCAGGGAGATGTAGCCTCTTGCAATACCCGAGTGGCAGAGAAACCAGTGCTCACTGCTGTGCCAGGAATCACATGGCACCTGACCAAGCAGCTTCCCACAAAGTcatcccagaaggtggaggtagaAACCTCAGGGATTGCAGACTCATTCTTGAATGTGAAATGGGCAGCACAGACCTTGGAAAAAAGGGGTGAAGCTAAACCCAAAGTGAACGTGAAGCAATCTGTGGTTAAAGTTGTGTCATCCCCCAAATTGGCCCCAAAACGTAAGGCAGTGGAGATGCACCTTGCTGTCACTGCCGCTGTGAAGCCACTCAGCTCCAGCAGCGTCCTACAGGAACCCCCAGCCAAAAAGGCAGCTGTGGATGCTGTTGTCCTGCTTGTCTCTGAGGACAAATCAGTCACTGTGCCTGAAGCAGAAAATCCTAGagacagtctttttttctttttctttttctttttcttttttttttctttctttcttttttttttaatatactgtaagttttag